From the genome of Deltaproteobacteria bacterium, one region includes:
- the murD gene encoding UDP-N-acetylmuramoyl-L-alanine--D-glutamate ligase, which yields METLAGKNVFVVGAGSSGMAAAFLLLREGAVVTLLDERPKPDVERSLGTVIPASIAFDRGRMGEGEAARADLVVLSPGVPREKLPGESLRRKNAPVWGELELAYRYFRGSVTAVTGTNGKSTVTTLVGEMASRGFPGVFVGGNLGTPFSAAAGAPYDWGVVEASSFQLETIDTFRPKVAVLLNLTEDHSDRYRDFDAYADVKMAVFRNQGPSDAAVFNADDPEVSRRVANIRAEKVPFSLTKRLSEGVCLEGDEMVYRGGGKEERYPRALLKIRGAQNVENAMAAIAAARRMGVSPNAVREVLASFPGLPHRVEFVRQVRGVSWFNDSKGTNVGAVLKCLEGFSEPVVLIAGGKDKGIDFLPLREPLRRKARAAVLFGQARGRMSKELGGAAPLSCVESLDEAVRLADTLARPGDVAILSPACSSFDQFRNFEERGEAFRKAVRELPA from the coding sequence ATGGAAACTCTCGCGGGCAAGAACGTCTTCGTTGTCGGGGCCGGTTCGTCCGGGATGGCCGCCGCCTTTCTACTGCTGCGGGAAGGAGCTGTCGTGACGCTTCTGGACGAACGTCCGAAGCCGGACGTGGAGAGGTCGCTTGGAACGGTAATACCCGCGAGCATCGCCTTCGATCGCGGGCGGATGGGCGAAGGGGAAGCGGCCCGGGCGGATCTCGTGGTGCTCTCTCCGGGCGTTCCCCGGGAGAAGCTCCCCGGGGAATCGCTGCGCCGGAAAAACGCGCCGGTATGGGGTGAGCTGGAGCTGGCTTACAGGTATTTCCGCGGGAGCGTGACGGCCGTCACCGGGACAAACGGAAAGTCCACCGTGACGACGCTGGTGGGGGAGATGGCGTCGCGCGGGTTTCCCGGCGTGTTCGTCGGCGGGAACCTGGGGACGCCGTTTTCCGCCGCGGCCGGTGCGCCGTACGACTGGGGTGTGGTGGAGGCGTCGAGCTTCCAGCTCGAGACGATAGACACATTCCGGCCGAAGGTCGCGGTCCTGCTGAACCTCACCGAGGATCACAGCGACCGGTACCGGGACTTCGACGCCTACGCGGACGTGAAGATGGCCGTCTTCCGGAACCAGGGCCCCTCGGATGCGGCTGTCTTCAACGCCGACGATCCTGAAGTTTCCCGGCGTGTTGCAAATATACGTGCGGAAAAGGTTCCCTTCTCCCTGACGAAGCGCCTGTCCGAAGGCGTGTGCCTCGAAGGCGACGAGATGGTGTACCGCGGCGGCGGGAAGGAGGAAAGGTACCCCCGCGCGCTTCTCAAGATCCGCGGAGCGCAGAACGTGGAGAACGCCATGGCGGCGATCGCGGCGGCGCGCCGCATGGGTGTTTCGCCGAACGCCGTCAGGGAAGTCCTTGCGTCTTTTCCGGGCCTGCCGCACCGCGTGGAGTTCGTCCGGCAGGTGCGCGGCGTCTCCTGGTTCAACGATTCCAAGGGGACGAACGTCGGAGCCGTGCTCAAATGCCTCGAGGGGTTTTCGGAACCCGTGGTGCTGATCGCGGGCGGAAAGGACAAGGGGATCGATTTCCTCCCGCTGCGCGAGCCGCTGCGGCGGAAGGCGCGGGCGGCGGTCCTTTTCGGGCAGGCGCGAGGAAGAATGTCGAAGGAACTCGGGGGCGCGGCGCCCCTTTCATGCGTGGAATCACTGGACGAGGCGGTCCGTCTGGCTGATACGCTGGCGCGGCCGGGGGACGTAGCGATCCTTTCACCTGCATGTTCGAGTTTCGACCAGTTCAGGAACTTCGAGGAGCGCGGCGAGGCTTTCCGAAAGGCGGTCAGGGAGCTTCCGGCATGA
- the ftsW gene encoding putative lipid II flippase FtsW — MNFGKRHENLVLFFCTVVLSLLGMVMVYSATSVSAGANPKLGYDAAYFFKRQVLFLAVGASLAVLLIRIDYDYYRRHIRIFLGAAFFLLIMVFIPGIGHKANGAARWINLRFFTFQPSELAKFVLIAFAAFCVDRKGENPKDWVKVSMPALAVTFAFLAVILKQPDFGMAVVIGTVILALLFVAGFPWKYMAAALGLCAAGAALLIAAKPYRMARLKAFIDPVSQAQTAGYAVLQSLIAFSNGGFLGMGFGSGRQKLYYLPELHTDYIFCVIGEELGFAGVVSVGACFLTMAFVGFRIARRARDLFGRYLAMGIASVIGIQALMNIMVGLKMLPPKGMVLPFISYGGSSLIIHMAAVGVLINISMKGAETFVADSDHRGRGNRRTRFSGDSAG; from the coding sequence ATGAACTTCGGCAAGCGGCACGAGAACCTGGTCCTCTTTTTCTGCACCGTGGTCCTGTCGTTGCTGGGCATGGTGATGGTCTACAGCGCCACGTCCGTCAGCGCAGGCGCCAACCCGAAGCTCGGCTACGACGCCGCCTACTTTTTCAAGAGGCAGGTCCTCTTCCTTGCAGTGGGCGCGTCGCTGGCGGTCCTGCTGATCCGGATCGACTACGACTATTACCGCAGGCACATCCGGATTTTCCTGGGGGCGGCATTTTTCCTTCTCATCATGGTTTTCATCCCGGGGATCGGGCACAAGGCGAACGGGGCCGCCCGCTGGATCAACCTACGCTTCTTCACTTTCCAGCCCTCGGAGCTTGCGAAGTTCGTCCTCATAGCATTTGCCGCATTCTGCGTCGACCGTAAAGGGGAAAATCCCAAGGATTGGGTGAAGGTATCCATGCCGGCGCTGGCCGTGACTTTCGCCTTTCTTGCCGTGATTCTGAAGCAGCCCGATTTCGGCATGGCGGTGGTCATCGGCACTGTGATCCTTGCGCTTCTTTTTGTCGCGGGTTTTCCCTGGAAGTACATGGCGGCGGCCTTGGGCCTGTGTGCGGCCGGCGCGGCCCTGCTGATCGCGGCGAAGCCTTACCGCATGGCAAGGCTCAAGGCTTTCATCGATCCCGTTTCCCAGGCGCAGACGGCGGGATACGCTGTGCTTCAATCGCTGATCGCATTCTCCAACGGCGGCTTTCTCGGCATGGGTTTCGGCTCGGGCAGGCAGAAGCTTTACTACCTGCCGGAGTTGCACACCGATTACATCTTTTGCGTCATCGGGGAGGAACTGGGCTTTGCCGGGGTCGTCTCGGTCGGGGCATGTTTCCTGACGATGGCGTTCGTCGGATTCCGGATAGCGCGAAGGGCGCGTGACCTGTTCGGAAGGTATCTTGCGATGGGTATTGCGTCGGTTATCGGAATCCAGGCGCTGATGAACATAATGGTCGGGTTGAAAATGCTGCCTCCCAAGGGGATGGTGCTGCCTTTCATAAGTTACGGCGGTAGCTCTCTCATAATCCACATGGCGGCGGTGGGCGTGCTGATAAACATCTCGATGAAAGGGGCGGAAACGTTTGTCGCTGACTCTGACCATCGCGGGCGGGGGAACCGGCGGACACGTTTTTCCGGGGATAGCGCTGGCTGA